Proteins co-encoded in one Papaver somniferum cultivar HN1 chromosome 5, ASM357369v1, whole genome shotgun sequence genomic window:
- the LOC113281661 gene encoding uncharacterized protein LOC113281661 isoform X1, whose protein sequence is MELKEKKMKSVGPEGELKNSMLTNVGMIPSNPPGSSPSSLQGTPHLHYQCELSEGIKDEKNNICFDSMVDFVIADSQQLGVETNESYRETLVLLKQGDIRTSSTCIIEISDDEVMEICDSEEDGM, encoded by the exons ATGGAGCTGAAGGAGAAGAAAATGAAGTCTGTTGGGCCCGAAGGTGAATTGAAGAACTCAATGTTAACAAATGTTGGGATGATTCCTTCTAATCCACCAGGAAGCAGCCCTTCTTCACTTCAGG GCACACCTCATCTCCATTACCAATGTGAGCTTTCTGAAGGTATTAAGGatgaaaagaacaatatttgtttcgATTCCATGGTGGACTTTGTAATTGCCGATAGCCAGCAACTAGGTGTTGAGACAAATGAGAGCTACAGAGAAACTctagttttgctcaaacaaggtgATATCCGAACATCTTCTACATGTATTATTGAGATTAGCGACGATGAAGTTATGGAGATTTGTGACAGTGAGGAGGATGGCATGTAG
- the LOC113281661 gene encoding uncharacterized protein LOC113281661 isoform X2, producing MVPRLCNSQRELNLYLHIGTVFCNSHLTWSTPHLHYQCELSEGIKDEKNNICFDSMVDFVIADSQQLGVETNESYRETLVLLKQGDIRTSSTCIIEISDDEVMEICDSEEDGM from the exons ATGGTACCTCGCTTATGTAATTCTCAGCGTGAATTGAATTTGTACCTGCATATTGGAACTGTTTTCTGTAATTCTCACCTCACATGGA GCACACCTCATCTCCATTACCAATGTGAGCTTTCTGAAGGTATTAAGGatgaaaagaacaatatttgtttcgATTCCATGGTGGACTTTGTAATTGCCGATAGCCAGCAACTAGGTGTTGAGACAAATGAGAGCTACAGAGAAACTctagttttgctcaaacaaggtgATATCCGAACATCTTCTACATGTATTATTGAGATTAGCGACGATGAAGTTATGGAGATTTGTGACAGTGAGGAGGATGGCATGTAG